One window of the Rhizorhabdus dicambivorans genome contains the following:
- a CDS encoding response regulator, whose translation MEKYGILLIDDEAAYHAMVSALLGGRGVEVAAVADSDEALAAVMRQRFALILLDIQLGADDGRELVGSLRRMRPWLADCPIVAFTTMRPAAGESYFIDRGFDGWLPKPFKAADLIALARRWLGADRVGELSEESPLAKLLGEEAAASMIERLHVHLSEAVAEIDGGADPRPVGHRVGGLAGTLGFPALSAAWLSLQDNSAAWPTVRALTLETLGGNGASRR comes from the coding sequence ATGGAAAAATACGGTATTCTCCTTATCGACGATGAAGCGGCCTATCATGCCATGGTTTCCGCGCTGCTCGGAGGGCGTGGCGTGGAGGTGGCCGCCGTCGCCGATTCGGACGAAGCCCTGGCCGCGGTCATGCGGCAGCGATTCGCGCTTATCCTGCTCGACATCCAGCTTGGCGCCGACGATGGCCGTGAACTGGTGGGATCGTTGCGCCGGATGCGGCCGTGGCTCGCTGATTGCCCGATCGTCGCCTTCACCACGATGCGGCCGGCGGCGGGCGAAAGCTACTTCATCGATCGCGGTTTCGACGGCTGGCTCCCAAAGCCGTTCAAGGCCGCCGATCTGATCGCGCTGGCCCGTCGCTGGCTGGGCGCCGACCGGGTCGGAGAGCTTTCCGAGGAAAGTCCCCTGGCGAAACTGCTAGGGGAGGAGGCGGCGGCCTCGATGATCGAGCGGCTCCACGTCCATCTGTCCGAGGCGGTGGCGGAGATCGATGGCGGCGCCGACCCCCGGCCGGTGGGACATAGGGTGGGGGGCCTCGCCGGCACGCTCGGCTTTCCCGCGCTCAGCGCCGCCTGGCTGTCGCTGCAGGACAACAGCGCGGCATGGCCCACGGTCCGGGCGCTGACGCTGGAGACGCTGGGCGGGAATGGCGCGTCGCGTCGCTGA
- a CDS encoding DUF11 domain-containing protein — MLRNISCRGALSATALSLVLSSTAHAASGTTAGTSVTNTASVAYTIGGVAQTPVSSNAAAFLVDRKVNVTVAQVGGQATNVTAGDTNAVIAFTVTNNTNAVQDFRLIKDQQNSLVLTLLGHSDSFDVDNLRVFVDSNGNGTYEAGTDTATYIDELAADASVTVFLVADIPTSLPANPFAGVGLIAVAAAGGSNGSLGSDLVATLLGDTANAIDNVFADASGTLDATRDGRASAVGEYAVGTASIEVTKTAVTISDPLNLGLLPKAIPGAVIEYCIQVKNAGTGTATNIAITDPIPANSTFQAGSILVGGTTLLGVCNADGSSVTDANDSDTGEYDGTNVKATIASLAAGATRTARFRVTVN; from the coding sequence ATGTTGCGTAACATATCCTGTCGCGGCGCGCTGTCCGCCACCGCGCTGTCGCTGGTTCTTTCCAGCACCGCCCACGCGGCTTCCGGCACCACCGCCGGCACCAGCGTCACCAACACGGCAAGCGTCGCCTACACGATCGGCGGCGTCGCGCAGACCCCCGTCTCGTCGAACGCGGCCGCCTTCCTGGTGGACCGCAAGGTCAACGTCACGGTCGCCCAGGTCGGCGGCCAGGCCACGAATGTCACCGCGGGCGATACCAATGCGGTAATCGCCTTCACGGTCACCAACAACACCAACGCGGTGCAGGATTTCCGGCTGATCAAGGACCAGCAGAATTCGCTGGTGCTCACCCTGCTCGGCCACAGCGACAGCTTCGATGTCGACAATCTGCGGGTCTTCGTCGATTCCAACGGCAACGGCACCTACGAAGCCGGCACCGACACCGCGACCTATATCGACGAACTGGCCGCCGACGCTTCGGTGACGGTGTTCCTCGTCGCCGACATACCCACCAGCCTGCCGGCCAATCCCTTCGCGGGCGTCGGCCTGATCGCGGTTGCGGCGGCGGGCGGCTCGAACGGTTCGCTTGGCTCGGATCTCGTCGCAACCTTGCTGGGCGACACCGCCAATGCGATCGACAACGTCTTCGCGGACGCCAGCGGCACGCTGGATGCCACCCGTGACGGCCGTGCTTCGGCGGTGGGCGAATATGCGGTGGGTACGGCGTCGATCGAGGTGACCAAGACGGCGGTGACGATCAGCGATCCCCTCAATCTCGGTCTGCTTCCCAAGGCGATCCCGGGGGCCGTGATCGAATATTGCATCCAGGTGAAGAATGCAGGCACTGGCACTGCCACCAACATCGCCATCACCGATCCGATTCCGGCCAATTCGACCTTCCAGGCGGGCAGTATCCTTGTCGGCGGTACCACTCTGCTCGGCGTCTGCAACGCCGACGGCAGTTCGGTGACCGATGCCAACGACTCCGACACAGGCGAATATGACGGGACGAACGTGAAGGCGACCATCGCGTCGCTGGCGGCGGGGGCCACCCGCACCGCGCGTTTCCGGGTGACCGTCAACTGA
- the purU gene encoding formyltetrahydrofolate deformylase produces the protein MAETHILTLSCVDHPGIVAAVSTSLARHGANIIEAQQFDDLLTGRFFMRVEFALVGGATIDQLEAGFAPVAADHGLDHRFRAAAARKKVLLLASKFDHCLADLLYRWKIGELVMEPVGVISNHPRETYAHLDFGDIPFHHLPVSKADKAAQEAQVRAIVEASGAELVVLARYMQILSDEMAGFLSGRCINIHHSFLPGFKGAKPYHQAHARGVKLIGATAHFVTADLDEGQIIEQDTERVSHRDTPDDLVRKGRDIERRVLASAVRAFLEDRVLMNGATTVVFS, from the coding sequence ATGGCCGAGACCCATATCCTGACCCTGTCCTGCGTCGATCATCCCGGCATCGTCGCGGCGGTATCCACATCGCTCGCGCGGCACGGCGCCAACATCATCGAGGCGCAGCAGTTCGACGACCTGCTGACCGGCCGCTTCTTCATGCGGGTCGAGTTCGCGCTGGTCGGCGGCGCGACCATCGACCAGTTGGAGGCGGGCTTCGCCCCGGTCGCGGCCGACCATGGGCTGGACCACCGCTTCCGCGCGGCGGCGGCGCGCAAGAAGGTGCTGCTGCTCGCCAGCAAGTTCGACCATTGCCTGGCGGACCTGCTCTACCGCTGGAAGATCGGCGAGCTGGTGATGGAGCCGGTGGGCGTCATATCGAACCATCCGCGCGAGACCTATGCCCATCTCGACTTCGGCGACATCCCGTTCCACCACCTGCCGGTGTCGAAGGCCGACAAGGCCGCGCAGGAGGCGCAGGTTCGCGCGATCGTCGAGGCGAGCGGCGCTGAGCTGGTGGTGCTGGCGCGCTACATGCAGATATTGTCGGACGAGATGGCGGGCTTCCTGTCCGGCCGCTGCATCAACATCCACCACAGCTTCCTGCCGGGCTTCAAGGGCGCCAAGCCCTATCACCAGGCGCATGCCCGCGGCGTCAAGCTGATCGGGGCGACCGCCCACTTCGTCACCGCCGACCTGGACGAGGGGCAGATCATCGAGCAGGACACCGAGCGCGTCAGCCACCGCGACACCCCCGACGATCTGGTCCGCAAGGGCCGCGACATCGAGCGCCGCGTGCTGGCCAGCGCGGTGCGCGCGTTCCTGGAGGACCGGGTGCTGATGAACGGCGCGACGACGGTGGTGTTTTCGTAA
- a CDS encoding M1 family metallopeptidase: protein MQPAILANAPRCGARTRSGEPCRSPALAGGRRCRMHGGKGSGAPRGNANALKHGARSAEVREIARYLRHTSRVIAQCRLELAVFSAARRTARLARLARLERRPDPRPGEKIKKATINPMHPEKAHTRPRLVSCITRLYNPGIRSEGSRMKSLFAAVALGAISVPLAAAPAPVAPAAAPATHAGPIPLGILSDAATPTAYRLDLTVLPDQERFTGHAEIDATLKAATRSLYLHGRDLKVSAVVARVGRRTIKAAYSQVEDSGVARLDFAEALPAGKVTLAFDYDAPFGDSAAGLYRVKVADQYYAWTQFQSIDARAAFPGFDQPGYKTPFTVSLTTRPGYTALSNAPEVRTVKAGDLVRHEFEATKPLPTYLVAFVVGPFATASAMVDPTPQRATPLPVRIVGTQPYKDKLDFALENSGPIVALLEKYFGTPFPFPKLDQIGSPVMPGAMENAGADIYGDPILLLDRGASTDQKKNFGMIVAHELSHQWFGDLVTPAWWDDIWLNESFANWMGYRIGDEWRPDLKIWAGALDEGFAAMNTDALKAGRPIHQPIRTNGEIDSAFDAVTYGKGGHVVSMIAAYLGDERFRDGVRLHLKRYAYGSASTDQFFGSLAEAAHDPRVLEALKSFVDQQGVPVVRVERGADGLTVSQKRYALLGTELTPQSWIIPLCVRIGDQRDCSLLDKPSATVALKGAGAIVPNAGGTGYYRFSLPEAEWKTLIAAGAGLPSGEASALTDSLWAGFRAGDVAPSLLLDAARAMAGNDYSVAAVEGGSRLVGLRLRGQIAGDALPGYRAFMAQVYGPRLAAIGFDPRAGAHQADNADRQKLRADLVSLVAGEAEDKPLRARLSKAAAAWLGGDQAALDQAFLGAGFSAYLAEGGDAALATLFDKAMASDDTLFRDNALGAMGAVDRAAAGRWLLARLDDKRVRASDRVNLLVSLAQQPETRDMAYDYAVANYDRLASGNGIFSVSRLPGLPGRYCSVEKAAAIEAALRPYILKQQRGALSLDRTVEQVHSCGILQAKRGAEISAMFGGK, encoded by the coding sequence ATGCAACCCGCCATCCTCGCCAACGCCCCCCGCTGCGGAGCCCGCACCCGCTCCGGTGAGCCATGCCGTTCCCCCGCCCTGGCGGGCGGGCGCCGCTGCCGGATGCATGGCGGCAAGGGCAGCGGCGCGCCGCGCGGCAATGCCAATGCCCTCAAGCATGGCGCCCGCTCCGCCGAGGTCCGGGAGATCGCCCGCTATCTCCGCCACACCAGTCGGGTGATCGCCCAGTGCCGGCTGGAACTGGCGGTGTTCAGCGCTGCCCGCCGAACCGCGCGGCTCGCACGTCTCGCACGGCTGGAACGGCGCCCCGATCCCCGGCCCGGGGAAAAAATAAAAAAAGCGACGATCAACCCCATGCACCCGGAAAAGGCGCACACCCGGCCCCGCCTTGTCAGCTGTATTACCCGACTATACAACCCCGGCATCCGATCCGAAGGAAGCCGCATGAAAAGCCTGTTTGCCGCCGTTGCTCTGGGCGCCATCTCCGTTCCGCTCGCCGCCGCGCCCGCCCCCGTCGCCCCGGCGGCGGCCCCCGCGACGCACGCCGGCCCCATTCCGCTCGGCATCCTCTCCGACGCGGCCACCCCCACCGCCTATCGGCTCGATCTCACCGTGCTGCCCGACCAGGAACGCTTCACCGGCCATGCCGAGATTGACGCCACGCTGAAGGCGGCGACCCGGTCGCTCTATCTCCACGGCCGCGATCTCAAGGTTTCCGCCGTCGTCGCCCGCGTCGGCAGGCGCACCATCAAGGCCGCCTACAGCCAGGTCGAGGACAGCGGCGTCGCCCGGCTCGATTTCGCGGAGGCGCTGCCCGCCGGCAAGGTGACGCTGGCATTCGATTATGACGCGCCCTTCGGCGACAGCGCGGCGGGCCTCTACCGGGTCAAGGTCGCCGACCAATATTATGCCTGGACCCAGTTCCAGTCGATCGACGCCCGCGCCGCCTTTCCCGGCTTCGATCAGCCCGGCTACAAGACGCCCTTCACCGTCTCGCTCACCACCCGCCCCGGCTATACCGCGCTCAGCAACGCGCCCGAGGTGCGGACGGTGAAGGCCGGCGATCTCGTCCGGCATGAGTTCGAGGCGACGAAGCCGCTGCCCACCTATCTGGTCGCCTTCGTCGTCGGCCCCTTCGCCACCGCCAGCGCGATGGTCGATCCCACCCCGCAGCGCGCCACGCCGCTGCCGGTGCGGATCGTCGGCACCCAGCCCTACAAGGACAAGCTGGATTTCGCGCTGGAGAATAGCGGCCCGATCGTCGCCCTGCTGGAGAAATATTTCGGCACCCCCTTCCCCTTCCCCAAGCTCGATCAGATCGGCTCCCCGGTGATGCCGGGCGCGATGGAGAATGCGGGCGCGGACATCTATGGCGATCCGATCCTGCTGCTCGATCGCGGCGCCTCGACCGATCAGAAGAAGAATTTCGGCATGATCGTCGCGCATGAGCTGTCGCACCAGTGGTTCGGCGATCTCGTCACCCCCGCCTGGTGGGACGATATCTGGCTGAACGAGAGCTTCGCCAACTGGATGGGCTATCGCATCGGCGATGAATGGCGCCCCGATCTGAAGATCTGGGCCGGCGCGCTGGATGAGGGCTTCGCGGCGATGAACACCGACGCGCTGAAGGCCGGCCGCCCGATCCACCAGCCGATCAGGACCAATGGAGAGATTGACAGCGCCTTCGACGCCGTGACCTACGGCAAGGGCGGCCATGTCGTCTCGATGATCGCCGCCTATCTGGGGGATGAGCGGTTCCGCGACGGCGTCCGCCTCCACCTGAAACGCTATGCCTATGGCAGCGCCAGCACCGATCAGTTCTTCGGCTCGCTGGCGGAGGCCGCGCATGATCCGCGCGTGCTGGAGGCGCTCAAGAGCTTCGTCGATCAGCAGGGCGTGCCCGTCGTCCGGGTCGAGCGCGGCGCGGACGGCCTCACCGTCAGCCAGAAGCGCTATGCGCTGCTCGGCACCGAACTGACGCCGCAGAGCTGGATCATCCCGCTCTGCGTGCGGATCGGCGACCAGCGCGATTGCTCGCTGCTCGACAAGCCTTCGGCCACCGTCGCGCTGAAAGGTGCCGGGGCGATCGTCCCCAATGCGGGCGGCACCGGCTATTACCGCTTCTCGCTGCCCGAGGCCGAATGGAAGACGCTGATTGCCGCCGGCGCGGGCCTGCCCTCGGGCGAGGCGTCGGCGCTGACCGACAGCCTGTGGGCCGGCTTCCGCGCGGGCGATGTCGCGCCCTCGCTGCTGCTCGATGCGGCGCGGGCGATGGCCGGCAATGATTATTCGGTCGCGGCGGTCGAAGGCGGCTCGCGGCTGGTCGGCCTGCGGCTGCGCGGTCAGATCGCCGGGGATGCGCTGCCCGGCTATCGCGCCTTCATGGCCCAGGTCTATGGCCCCCGCCTCGCCGCGATCGGCTTCGATCCCCGGGCCGGTGCGCATCAGGCCGACAATGCCGATCGGCAGAAGCTGCGCGCCGATCTCGTCAGCCTCGTCGCGGGGGAGGCGGAGGACAAGCCGTTGCGCGCCCGGCTGAGCAAGGCCGCCGCCGCCTGGCTCGGCGGCGATCAGGCCGCGCTCGATCAGGCCTTCCTGGGCGCCGGGTTCAGCGCCTATCTCGCCGAGGGCGGCGATGCGGCGCTCGCCACCCTGTTCGACAAGGCGATGGCGTCGGACGACACGCTGTTCCGCGACAATGCGCTCGGCGCGATGGGGGCCGTCGACCGCGCCGCCGCCGGCCGCTGGCTGCTCGCCCGCCTCGACGACAAGCGCGTCCGCGCCAGCGACCGGGTCAACCTGCTCGTCTCGCTCGCGCAGCAGCCCGAGACCCGCGACATGGCCTATGACTATGCCGTCGCCAATTACGACAGGCTCGCCAGCGGCAACGGCATCTTCTCGGTCAGCCGCCTGCCCGGCCTGCCGGGCCGCTATTGCTCGGTCGAGAAGGCCGCCGCGATCGAGGCGGCGCTGCGCCCCTACATCCTCAAGCAGCAGCGCGGCGCCCTCTCGCTCGACCGCACTGTGGAGCAGGTCCACAGCTGCGGCATCCTGCAGGCGAAGCGCGGCGCCGAGATCAGCGCGATGTTCGGAGGGAAGTGA
- a CDS encoding DUF2322 family protein, whose protein sequence is MVATIQSGASFKDNLQQLPPIDGVQRIDLIDPNGAVVASIENQPGKQGSLAVYHYLKQAFGTLDTTAADHGLALFAEHTPDARQRPGAHPNIDRLLAIVAGGAPLGIEVIAAG, encoded by the coding sequence ATGGTGGCGACGATTCAATCCGGTGCGAGCTTCAAGGACAACCTCCAGCAACTGCCGCCGATAGACGGCGTGCAGCGCATCGACCTCATCGACCCCAACGGCGCCGTCGTCGCCAGCATAGAGAACCAGCCGGGCAAGCAGGGCTCGCTCGCCGTCTACCACTATCTGAAGCAGGCCTTCGGCACGCTCGACACGACGGCCGCCGACCATGGCCTCGCCCTCTTCGCCGAACACACCCCCGATGCCCGCCAGCGCCCGGGCGCGCATCCGAACATCGATCGGCTGCTGGCGATCGTGGCGGGGGGTGCACCGCTGGGGATCGAGGTGATCGCGGCGGGCTGA
- a CDS encoding zinc-dependent alcohol dehydrogenase family protein yields the protein MTDIVRYHEIGGPEVLKVEQGDPGAPGDGEVLIAIEAIGLNRSEAAQRAGTYIVRPPLPARLGHEAAGTILAVGANVTGWQIGDAVSTLPPMRPGDYGTYAGQTLWPATQLIRRPEGLSAEQAAASWVAFLTAYGGLCEAGGLRAGQPVVISAASSSVGLAAIQIARAVGAIPIATTRQAAKRAALEQAGAAYVVISDEQDVVAEIRRATGGAGAPLIFDPVAGPFAERLMECLAPDGMLIVYGGLSNQPATFPRHLAIGRNLTMRGYNFFPLAADAARRAEAMAMISAGLEAGRFDMPVAARFALAEVGGAHRALEANAHIGKMLLIP from the coding sequence ATGACGGATATCGTCCGCTACCATGAGATTGGCGGCCCCGAGGTGCTGAAGGTGGAGCAGGGCGACCCCGGCGCGCCCGGCGACGGCGAGGTGCTGATCGCGATCGAGGCGATCGGCCTCAACCGATCCGAGGCGGCGCAGCGGGCGGGCACCTATATCGTGCGGCCGCCGCTGCCCGCCCGGCTGGGCCATGAGGCGGCGGGGACGATCCTGGCGGTGGGCGCGAACGTGACCGGCTGGCAGATCGGCGACGCGGTTTCGACGCTGCCACCGATGCGGCCCGGCGATTATGGCACCTATGCCGGGCAGACGCTGTGGCCGGCGACGCAGCTGATCCGTCGCCCAGAGGGCCTGTCGGCGGAGCAGGCGGCGGCGAGCTGGGTGGCGTTCCTGACCGCCTATGGCGGCTTGTGCGAGGCGGGTGGGCTGCGCGCGGGGCAGCCGGTGGTGATCAGCGCGGCATCGAGCAGCGTCGGGCTGGCCGCGATCCAGATCGCGCGCGCGGTGGGCGCAATCCCGATCGCGACGACGCGGCAGGCCGCCAAGCGCGCGGCGCTGGAGCAGGCGGGGGCGGCGTATGTCGTGATCAGCGACGAGCAGGATGTGGTGGCCGAGATCCGGCGGGCGACCGGGGGCGCGGGCGCGCCGCTGATCTTCGATCCCGTCGCCGGGCCGTTCGCCGAGCGGCTGATGGAGTGCCTGGCGCCGGACGGGATGCTGATCGTCTATGGCGGGCTTTCCAACCAGCCCGCGACCTTCCCACGGCATCTGGCGATCGGCCGGAACCTGACGATGCGCGGCTATAATTTCTTTCCGCTGGCCGCCGATGCCGCGCGCCGGGCGGAGGCGATGGCGATGATCTCCGCAGGGCTGGAGGCAGGCCGCTTCGACATGCCGGTGGCGGCGCGCTTCGCGCTGGCCGAGGTAGGCGGGGCGCATCGGGCGCTGGAGGCGAACGCCCATATCGGGAAGATGCTGCTCATTCCCTGA
- a CDS encoding acyl-CoA dehydrogenase family protein: MAQSGLATLGFGRDVFEPEHDAFRETMRRFIQREVEPNVRRWEEEGFFPADLFRKAGEAGVLCAGIPAEYGGMGGDVRHHIVMNEELAYSPLAAALEGSLSIDFSSYAILNDGTEEQRREWLPRFARGETIAEIALSEPGAGSDAGAIKTSARRDGGDYIINGQKSWITNGPILTMALVVCRTKTEGDTDGYSMFLVPTDTPGVTIRETDLMMKSCGGVAEMFLEDVRIPAGNLLGGVEGNGLRSALKLIGLGRVMMASKAIAACEAALEITRDYVHTRRAFGQAIDQFQNTQFKLASISTEIAAGRALADQSIRRYAEGRLSVADGARAKLFCTEVEGRVMDECLQLHGGAGFTNEYPISKMYLLARAHRIYGGTSEIMRDIIYRSM, encoded by the coding sequence ATGGCACAGAGTGGGCTGGCGACGCTGGGGTTCGGGCGCGACGTGTTCGAGCCGGAGCATGACGCCTTTCGCGAGACGATGCGCAGGTTCATCCAGCGCGAAGTGGAGCCCAATGTCCGCCGCTGGGAGGAGGAGGGCTTCTTCCCGGCCGACCTGTTCCGCAAGGCGGGTGAGGCGGGCGTGCTGTGCGCGGGGATACCGGCCGAATATGGCGGGATGGGCGGCGACGTGCGCCACCATATCGTGATGAACGAGGAACTGGCCTACAGCCCGCTGGCCGCCGCGCTGGAGGGGAGCCTGAGCATCGACTTCTCCTCCTACGCCATCCTCAACGACGGCACCGAGGAGCAGCGCCGCGAATGGCTGCCGCGTTTCGCGCGGGGCGAGACCATCGCCGAGATCGCCCTGTCCGAGCCGGGGGCGGGCAGCGACGCGGGCGCGATCAAGACGTCGGCGCGCCGGGACGGCGGCGACTATATCATCAACGGGCAGAAGAGCTGGATCACCAATGGCCCGATCCTGACCATGGCGCTGGTGGTTTGCCGCACGAAGACCGAGGGCGACACCGACGGCTATTCGATGTTCCTGGTGCCCACCGACACGCCGGGGGTGACGATCCGCGAAACCGACCTGATGATGAAGAGCTGCGGCGGCGTGGCGGAAATGTTCCTGGAGGATGTGCGCATCCCGGCGGGTAACCTGCTGGGCGGGGTGGAGGGCAACGGCCTGCGATCCGCGCTGAAGCTGATCGGGCTGGGGAGGGTGATGATGGCGAGCAAGGCGATCGCCGCCTGCGAGGCCGCGCTAGAGATCACCCGCGACTATGTCCACACGCGTCGCGCCTTCGGCCAGGCGATCGACCAGTTCCAGAACACCCAGTTCAAGCTGGCGTCGATCTCCACCGAGATCGCGGCGGGCCGGGCGCTGGCCGACCAGTCGATCCGCCGCTATGCCGAAGGGCGGCTGAGCGTGGCCGACGGCGCGCGCGCCAAGCTGTTCTGCACCGAGGTGGAAGGCCGGGTGATGGACGAGTGCCTGCAGCTGCATGGCGGCGCCGGCTTCACCAACGAATATCCGATATCGAAGATGTACCTGCTGGCGCGCGCGCACCGCATCTATGGCGGCACATCGGAGATCATGCGCGACATCATCTATCGATCGATGTGA
- a CDS encoding DUF6481 family protein, with protein MHAFKNPGFQERQEAAAQARNKALAQYRDRPAIDPETTAARIARRQAREAAEAEKRAALRRGKEEAEARREEQRRKAVEAEAQAKAQAEAEVQAKADAKAEKIAERKSWTEEDRKAARDARYAARKARQTRR; from the coding sequence ATGCACGCATTCAAGAACCCAGGATTTCAGGAGCGGCAGGAAGCCGCGGCACAGGCGCGGAACAAGGCGCTCGCCCAGTATCGCGATCGCCCCGCGATCGATCCGGAGACGACGGCGGCCAGGATCGCCCGTCGCCAGGCCCGCGAGGCCGCCGAAGCCGAAAAGCGCGCGGCCCTGCGCCGTGGGAAGGAAGAGGCAGAGGCGCGGCGCGAGGAACAGCGCAGGAAGGCCGTCGAGGCCGAGGCCCAGGCAAAGGCCCAGGCGGAAGCCGAGGTCCAGGCGAAAGCCGACGCCAAGGCCGAGAAGATCGCCGAGCGAAAGTCGTGGACGGAGGAAGACCGGAAGGCGGCGCGGGACGCGCGCTACGCTGCCCGCAAGGCGCGCCAGACGCGCCGATAG
- a CDS encoding cold-shock protein produces MITGTVKFFNPDKGYGFIAPEDGSGDAFVHISAVERAGLGTLDRDQRVSYELETNNRGKTSAVNLQAA; encoded by the coding sequence ATGATCACCGGAACCGTCAAATTCTTCAATCCCGACAAGGGCTATGGCTTCATCGCGCCGGAGGACGGCAGCGGAGACGCCTTCGTCCATATCTCGGCGGTGGAGCGGGCCGGCCTCGGCACCCTGGATCGTGACCAGCGCGTCTCGTACGAGCTGGAAACCAACAACCGCGGCAAGACCAGCGCGGTCAATCTGCAGGCTGCCTGA
- a CDS encoding CDP-alcohol phosphatidyltransferase family protein, with amino-acid sequence MRDDAPEPESHQIHRIQQNMLASAERSLLTWLCRRMPGWVTPDLLTLVGMVGAAAIFVGYVASILHPSWLWLAIAGYLVHWFGDSMDGSLARHRHIERPSYGYFLDHSCDSVSTMLILGGIGASPYVRLDIALLAVAGYLLLSIHAYLSAKVCGDFKLSYLAAGPTELRLMLIGLTLAMLMLGSAPGVFGRVSGFDLFVGIVAVILMILFAAQSWTVARRLAAIDR; translated from the coding sequence ATGAGAGACGACGCGCCCGAGCCAGAATCGCACCAGATCCACCGCATCCAGCAGAATATGCTGGCATCGGCCGAACGGTCCCTGCTGACGTGGCTGTGCCGCAGGATGCCGGGCTGGGTGACGCCCGACCTGCTGACCCTGGTGGGCATGGTGGGGGCGGCGGCGATCTTCGTCGGATATGTCGCGAGCATCCTCCACCCATCCTGGCTGTGGCTGGCCATCGCTGGATATCTGGTCCACTGGTTCGGGGATTCGATGGACGGCAGCCTGGCCCGCCATCGGCATATCGAGCGGCCATCCTATGGCTATTTCCTCGATCACAGCTGCGACAGCGTCTCGACGATGCTGATCCTGGGCGGGATCGGCGCGAGCCCCTATGTGCGGCTCGACATCGCGCTGCTGGCGGTGGCGGGCTATCTGCTGCTGTCGATCCACGCCTATCTTTCGGCGAAGGTGTGCGGCGACTTCAAGCTTTCCTACCTGGCCGCCGGCCCGACCGAGCTTCGCCTGATGCTGATCGGGCTGACCCTGGCCATGCTGATGCTGGGATCGGCCCCGGGCGTCTTCGGGCGGGTATCGGGCTTCGACCTGTTCGTCGGGATCGTCGCGGTGATATTGATGATATTGTTCGCCGCCCAGTCCTGGACGGTCGCCAGGCGGCTCGCGGCGATCGATCGCTGA
- a CDS encoding calcium-binding protein: MAILTGGSVGAVRFDTFSVANDFDGDITSATSTQVVSNTGGGYTITFGGSGITFNNAGEVTGGTATSITERLNGAVTYTITGLSIPATTLARWIDTDATTEALTTVFGGDDNITGTGFADALLGYNGHDNLFGGAGADTLTGGAGNDHLYGQSANGGSDGTDVLNGDGGSDYLQGNAGNDTLNGGDGSDRINGGGDSDVISGGADNDTVNGNLGNDSIDGGGGNDSLRGGQGNDTITGGDGNDVISGDLGVDRLTGGSGVDMFLFGGNASLFGSASADIVTDYQDGTDRIHVGYAVEAVLTGAAQASFAAATTAAQQLFDGRAGNGEVAVIGVGSDSYIFYSSNNGAAADSAIQLTGIGASVLAVSDFI, from the coding sequence ATGGCTATTCTGACGGGTGGTTCGGTAGGCGCGGTGCGGTTCGACACGTTCAGCGTCGCGAATGATTTCGACGGCGACATCACCTCGGCCACCAGCACGCAGGTGGTGAGCAACACCGGCGGCGGCTACACCATCACCTTCGGCGGCAGCGGCATCACCTTCAACAATGCGGGCGAGGTGACCGGCGGCACGGCCACCAGCATCACCGAGCGGCTGAACGGCGCCGTCACCTATACGATCACCGGGCTCAGCATCCCGGCCACCACGCTGGCCCGCTGGATCGACACCGACGCCACCACCGAGGCGCTGACCACCGTGTTCGGCGGCGACGACAACATCACCGGCACCGGCTTCGCCGACGCGCTGCTCGGCTATAACGGGCATGACAATCTGTTCGGCGGCGCGGGCGCGGACACGCTGACGGGAGGTGCTGGAAACGACCATCTCTATGGCCAGTCGGCCAATGGCGGCAGCGACGGCACCGATGTGCTCAACGGCGACGGCGGCTCCGACTATCTGCAGGGCAATGCCGGCAACGACACGCTGAACGGCGGCGACGGATCCGATCGGATCAACGGCGGCGGCGACAGCGATGTGATCAGCGGCGGCGCCGACAACGACACCGTCAACGGCAATCTCGGCAATGACTCGATCGACGGCGGCGGCGGCAATGATTCCCTGCGCGGCGGGCAGGGCAACGACACCATCACCGGCGGCGACGGCAACGACGTGATCAGCGGCGACCTGGGCGTCGATCGGCTGACCGGCGGCAGCGGCGTAGACATGTTCCTGTTCGGCGGCAACGCTTCGCTGTTCGGCAGCGCATCGGCCGACATCGTCACCGATTACCAGGACGGCACCGACCGCATCCATGTCGGCTATGCCGTCGAGGCGGTGCTGACCGGCGCGGCCCAGGCCAGCTTCGCCGCCGCCACGACCGCCGCCCAGCAGCTGTTCGACGGCCGCGCCGGCAATGGCGAGGTGGCGGTGATCGGCGTCGGTTCGGACAGCTACATCTTCTATTCGAGCAACAATGGCGCGGCGGCGGATTCGGCGATCCAGCTCACGGGGATCGGCGCGTCTGTGCTCGCGGTGAGCGACTTCATCTGA